Sequence from the Amycolatopsis sp. NBC_00345 genome:
GCACTCCGCGCTGGTACCGGCTTGTTTGGGCCACGACGCCGCCAGCTGCGTGCACGGAGTCCAGGTCAACGGCGATGCCGCCGCGTCGGCCGGCGTGGCGAGCCCGAGGGCCACCAACGCCACGCTCACCACCGCCGCCACCTTGTGAAGGGACATGCCACACTCCTCGAATGAACCCGCGCGCCGACGACTCGGCCACGGGAAATGGCCTGCGCGCCAACGGATCCCGGGGAAACCCCGCAGCCGGTCCGGCCCGCGGTGTACTCGTCCGGAAAGTCGGCGGGGAACGGCGCCAGGTTCTCGTCCGGTCGACTTGTGACCACGGTCACAGTCGATTCGCGTCGAGTCGGCGGCGGTTTCGCTCTCGGCGCGTAGCCCCGTTAGCCCGCCGCGTCGGGCAGCTTGGCGGGACAGTCGCCACCCGGGGTGGTGAGCAGCTCGAAGTGCCACATCTCGTTGGAATAGACCTGGCAGAGGCCGTAGCGGGCGCCGTGCTGGATCAGCCAGTCATCCGCGCGGGTGGGACCGATGTCCACCGCCTTGCCGGACACATGCTCCGACTTCTCCGGGGTGCTGACGAACCGCCGCGCCTTCTCGAGGCTGCCGTACTTCTCCACGCCCTCGTCGAGCAGGCGCTGCTGGTACGCCTGGCTGCGCCAGCCCGAGCTGATCAGGAATTCGACGCGGTCGCGGGCGTCCGCCGCCGCCTGCTGGACCGCGTGCAGCAGCGCGGGATCCAGCTTCCCGACCGCCGGGTACTGCGTGTCGAACGGCGTCAGCTCACGGCCGTCCGGCGCGCCCCCATCCTCGACGGCGGGGTCACCGGACACTGAGGCAGAGCTGTCGGAGCTGTCGGAGCACCCCGCCAGCGCTACCACGGCGAGCACTCCCGCGAGCCCGGAAAGCACTACCCGGTAACGCTTTCTCGACAACCCCGCGTTGATCATCACCCCGGCCAGAGTGCCGCCGCCGTATCCCCGGACCGTCAGGTGACCGTCCTCGCCTGGTAACAGCTCAAGCGCCGAGCAGCGCCTCGCTCAGTGGCGTCCGAGAGCTGACCGGATCGGGCGGCCGACGGTTACCCTGGAGTGGGAATGTCTTTCACGTTTTGCGCTCGTCTTGACTACCGGTAGGCGAGTGCCGCCTCGACTGGCAAGGGGGTCACGACGTGGCGGGTACCGCGGCACGCAGATTCGTCGAGCTCAGCACCGGAGAACCGCCCGGGCCCGGCCGTGTGTTCATCCGGCAGGCGGTGGTGCTGGGCGGGAGCGTGGCCGGGCTGATGGCTGCGCGGGTGCTGAGCGAGCACGCCGACGAAGTCCTTATCGTGGAGCGCGACGGGGACAGCGCGGACGGCGAGCCACGGCCGGGTGTGCCCCAGGGCGGCCATGTGCACGCCCTGCTGCCGGCCGGGGCGGTGCAGCTGGAGCGGTGGTACCCCGGGTTCACCGCGGAGGCGGTCGCGGGCGGCGCGCTCATCCCGCCGTCCGACGGCTCACTGACCCGGAGGTTCATGAGCGGCGCCGCCCGGCCGCAGGCGCGGGAGCCGCTGTTCCTGCTCAGCACCCGGCCGTTCCTGGAGGAGCAGGTGCGCCGCCGGACGCTCGCCATCAAGAACGTCCGCCAGGTGACCGGCCGCGTGGACGGGCTGGTCTTCGACGGGGACCGGGTGAGCGGCGTGAGCTACCAGCCGGAGGGGACCGGCGAGCCGGTCACGGTGGAGGCCGAGCTCGTGGTCGACGCGATGGGCCGGTCCAGCCGGCTCGGCGACTGGCTGGAAGGCGCCGGCTGGGAGCGCCCGCCGATGCGCCGGATGCCGATCAAACTCAACTACGCCACCGCGTTGTTCCGCTACGACGAGAGCATCACCGACTTCTACAGCGTCACCTCGCAGGCCGGCGCCGACGTCACCCCGGACGGGGCGGCCCGGATCGGCGGCGTCCTGCGGGTGGAGGGCGACCGCTGGATCATGCTGGTGTCCGGCTACGGCGACGACCGCCCGGGCCGCGACCGGCAGGACTTCGTCACCCGGTGCCGCCGGGACTTCCCGCCGGTGTTCGGCGACATCGCCGAGCGCGCGGACATGATCGGCGAAGTGCTGACCTACCACCAGGCCGACAGCCGGCGGCGGGACTTCCACAAGCTGCGCCGGTTCCCCGCGGGCCTGATCGCCACGGGTGACGCGGTCGCCTCGTTCAACCCGGTCTACGGGCAGGGCCTGACCTCGGCCGCCCTGCACGCCTCCTGCCTGTCGGCCTACCTGCGGGCCGAGCCGTCGCTGCGCGAGCCGGCCAAGGCGTACTTCGACCGGGTGCGGATCATCGTCGACGCCGCCTGGCAGATCTCCACCTTCGCCGACCTCGAACTCCCCCACGTGGACGGGCCCTACCCGCCCGGCTACCGGCTCATCCGCTGGCTCACCGGCCGGCTGTTCACGGCGTCGCTGACCGACGCCCGGACCGACGAGCGCCTGAGCCGGGTCATCACCATGCTGGCTCATCCGAACTCACTGGCCCGCCCGGCCACGGTGGCCCGGGCGCTGTGGATCACGTGGACCCGCCGTCCCGAACCCGCGGCATGATCCGGACAGCCGGGGCCGATCCCCGCTCGCGCCGCTTAGGATCCGGGCACACTGACGCCTTCGAATCGGGAGAACGGCCATGCGCGGCAAATCGATGGTCGCCGGATCGTGCCTGGTCACCCTCGCCCTGCTGAGTGGCTGCGGGAGCGGGAGCACGCCGGCGGCGGACGCGCCGTCGACGCCGCCGGTGTCCTCGGTCGCGCCGCCGCAGGTGTCTTCCGTTTCCGCGCCGCCGGTGTCCGCGGCCGAGGCAAGCCCCGACCCGCGTGGCTGGGCCCTCCTGATGTGCCTGACCACCACCTCGATCTCCACGGCCCCGCTGGTCTTCGCCGGCTCGCCGCACGATGACCCCAGCGGGTTCGCCTCGCGGGTGCAGAGTTCGGCACAGCTCGTCCGCAGCGCGGTGACCTCCGTCGACTCGATCCCGCACACCGGCTTGGCCGACGTCGACGACATCGCCACCCGCCTGCGCCAGTCCGTCGACTCGGCCGCGCCGAAGATCACCGCGCTGTTCGACCAGGGCGCGGCGGGCTCGGACGCCGACGTCACCGCCCGCCTCGACCAGGCCAACGCGCTGCTCGCCGGCATCCATCCGGACGGCGGCGAGCTCTACGACGCGGCCCAGTCCTCCGAGACCATCGGCGCGGCGTACCGGAGCGCCACGAGCTGCCCGGTCCAGCGCCCGTAAGCCCCGCTCAGGCGGTCAGACGGTCAGACGGTCAGGCCGACCGCGGCCTCGGCGGTGTTCACCAGGAAGGTGAGCGTCTCGTGGAAGTAAAGCTCCACAGTGGACGAATCGTGGCCGAGGTAGCCGATCGACAGGTCCTGGCCCAGGTGCAGCTCGTAGTCGCCGCCGCGGGTCGAGAGCACACAGGCGCCTTCGATGGCGGGGGTCCAGATGATGTCGCCGTCGATGATCTGCTTCAGGTGGTCGATCACGGGATAACCGTGGCTGGCCGCCTCGATCGCGGCGGTGTAGGCGGCCTTGCTCAGCAGCACCGCGTACGGGCCGACGACGCCCGCCGCACGCAGCTCGGCCAGCGCGTCGCCGATCGCGCGCGGGTACGCGCTCGCCTCGGCGGGCAGGGCGACCGGGCTCAGCGACGAAGCCGGGCGGATGCCGTCGATGCCGGCGTCGGCGAAACCGTCGAACACGACGCGGTCCTCGGCGTACGCGATGTTCTGCGCGGCGTCCTTCACCGGCTGCCAGTCGGCGTCCTTCGCGCCCCACTCCACCGAATCGACGGCGTCGCGGCTGACCGTGAACGGCACCCGCAGGTCGACGATCCGCTGGGCCGTGCGCAGCCGCGCCTGAACCCCCGACAACGGCGACTCGATCTGGTCCAGGTGCCCGGTGCCGACGGCGGACAGCGACAGGTCACCGGCCACCACCACGTCGACGACCCGGCGCGCGGAGGCCAGCTCGCGGAACGTGCGGCGGGCCTCTTCCTCGATCTCCGACCAAGCGGCCGAGGAGACCGGGGCGAGTTCGCGATGCAGGTTGTTCATGACCGGGCACTCCTTCGCAGACTGCCGATGCCGAGTGACGCATCGGTTTCGGATAGCGGCTCGTTTTCGGGCTCCGGCGGGGAAGACGGGGACGGCGGGTCTTCCAGGAACCCGGCGGTCGGCACGTAGAACAGCGCTCCGGTGACGGGCGTCGAGAAGTCGAGGATGCGGTCGTGGTTGCCGGGCGGCGACCCGACGAACATGTTCTCCAGCATCCGCTCGATCACCGCGGGCGACTTGGCGTAGCCGATGAAGTAGGTGCCGAACTCGCCGTACGCCGGGCGCCCGAACGGCATGTTGTCGCGCAGGATGTCCAGCTCGTTGCCGTCCTCGTCGGTGATCACGTTCAGCGCGATGTGCGAGTCGGTGGGCTTCTCCTCGTCCGAAAGCTCCACATCGGACAGTTTGCGCCGCCCGATCACCAGCTCCTGCTGCTCGGTGGACAGCGCGTTCCACGCCGTCATGTCGTGCAGGTACTTCTGGACGACGACGTAGCTGCCGCCGTCGAAGTCCCCGTCGTCATCGACGAGCACGGCCTCGCTCGCGCCGCGGCCGGTCGGGTTCTCCGTGCCGTCGACGAAGCCCAGCACGTCGCGCGCGTCGAAGTAGCGGAAGCCCTGCACCTCGTCGACCACGGTCACCGCGCCGTCGAGGCGCGCCATGATCAGCGTCTCCAGCTCGAAGCACAGGTCCATCCGGTCGGCCCGCAGGTGAAACAGCAGGTCGGCGCGGCTGACCACACTCTCGTGCCGCTCACCCTTGAACACGGGCAGCTCGTGCAGCTCGGCCGGGCGCGGCCCGCCGTAGAGCCGGTCCCACGCCGCGGAGCCGATGCCGGTCACGCAGGACAGGCCGCCGGTCAGCGACCGGAACCCGACGGAGCGCTGCAGCCCGGGCAGGTCCGTCAGCAGGTCCTTGACCGTGTCCTCGGCGCCGTCATTCACCCGCACCACCAGGAAGATCGCCGCCCGGGTGAGCGGCCCGACGACGTCCTGCGGCTCGGGCGGCAGGTCCGCCGACGCCGCGGTCACCGTGAACCCCGCAACGCCGTCACACCGCGCGCCATCAGCCCCACACGCCCCTTCTGTCACCTCAACACTGGATCCGCATCGTACTGCGCCGTCAGTTGCTAATCCGACGGCAGCCACGGCGGAAAGGGTTTCGTCGAGCATGTCGGCTGCGGACCGTATCCGCCTACTTTCGGTCGGATTAGCAACCGGGTACCCGGTTTCGGCCCGGCTCACTCACACGGCCGGGGAACCCGGGCAGACCAGCAGTTCCAGCAGGCGCGACACGCTCTGCTCGAGGTCTTCGGCGACGCCCTCCTGGCCCGCCAGGTGCTGGAGCAGGGCCCGCTGGAACAGGCCGTCGAAGGTGGCGTACGCGACCGGCGGGGCGACTTTCGCGGGCACGCCGGCGAACTCGGCGTAGCGCTCCACCACCCGCCAGACCATGGCCTCGCGCTGCTCGTCGATGTCCAGCACGTCGGCGCGGAAGGACTCCTCGAACAGGCTCTGGTTGCGCAGGTCGTACCAGAGCCGGTGCATCACGGCGTCGGCGCGCAGGGTGCCGGCCATCGCGGCGCCGAAGCCCCGCTTGAGGTCGGCGGCGGAGTGCGAGGCGGCCACGACGTCGTCGTAACGGGTGACGCAGACTTCCTCGAACTGGCGGACCGCGTAGGTCAGCAGCTCGACCTTGTCGGCGAAGTAGTAGTGCAGCACGCCGTGGGAGAAGTCGGACTTCTGCGCGATCTCCCGCAGGCTTGTCCGGGCATAACCCAGCTCGGAGAGCGCCTGGAGCGCCGACTCCGCCAGCTGTGCGCGCCGCTGGGCGAACTTGTCCACGCTGCGGCGCGAGATCCGTTCTCTCGCCTCGGTCACCACGGATTCCTGTCGGCTCGGGGAGTCCACGCACTCCGCGGACCCCTCGCAGTCTAGCGTCGCACAAAATCTTGACGACTGTCCAAGAAAATCTTGACGATCGTCCAAATTTCGCTGATGATGTGAGCCACGCCGCAATCGGGGCCTGTCTCAAGGAGGAGATGTTGATGGTTTCGTACGACCTGACCGGGCGGAAAGCGCTGGTCACCGGTGGAGCGCAGGGCCTCGGGGCCGGAATGGCCGAAGCCCTCGCGGCGGCCGGTGCCGCCGTTGTCATCGGCGACGTGCAGGAAGACCTGGGCCGCGCGACGGCCGACGCGATCAAGCAGACCGGCGCCACCGCGGGCTTCGTCCGGCTCGACGTCACCGACGACGAGAACTGGGAACGGGCCGTCACCGAGGTCGTCGCCGAACTGGGCGGGCTGGACATCGTGGTGAACAACGCCGGCGTCGAGATCACCGGGCTGGTCGCCGACCTCGACCCGGCCGGCGTGCGGAAGATGCTCGAGGTCAACGTGCTCGGCACTTCGCTCGGCGTGAAGCACGCCTTCCGCGCCATGCGCCCGGGCGGCGCGGCGGGGGCCGGCGGCGCGGTGGTGAACATTTCGTCGGTCGCGGCGATCATCGCCTTCCCCGGTATCGCGGGCTATTCCGCCACCAAGTCGGCCGTCGACCGGCTCACCCGGGTGGCCGCGATGGAGTCCGGGAAGCTCGGTTACGGCGTGCGCGTGAACTGCGTCTACCCCGGCCTCGTGCCCACGCAGATGGGCAGCCAGCTGGCGCAGGACGTGGTCGACGTCGGGCTGTTCCCCAGCGTCGAGGACGCGATCGGCGCCGTCGTCTCGCAGACGCCGGCCGGGCGACTGGGCGAGGTCTCCGACATGGCCGACGCGGTGGTGTTCCTCGCCTCCGACGCCGCCCGCTTCATCACCGGCGCCGGCCTGCCGGTCGACGGCGGCATGGGCATGTGACCGGGCTCCTCGAACACCACTACCGAAAGGCCGATTCATGAGCAGCGCCAAGCCCGTTGTCGTCTACGGGGCCTCCGGCTACACCGGCAGGCTGATCTGCGAGTACCTCCGCGAGTACAACGTCCCCTTCATCGCCGCGGGCCGCGACAAGGCCCGGCTGCAGGAAACGCTCGACCACATCCCCGGCCTCGACACCGTGGACCACGAGGTGGTCGAGGTCGCGCACGAAGTCGAGCCGTTGAGCGAGCTGTTCGCCGACGCCAAGGTCGTCTGCAACACCGTGGGCCCGTTCAGCGAGTACGGCCACGAGGTCGTCGAGGCCTGCGCCCGCACCGGCACGCACTACCTCGACACCACCGGCGAGCAGGACTGGCTGATCACCGCCGAGGAGCAGTACGGCGCGCGGATGGCCGAGCAGGGCCTGCTGCTCTCGCCCGGCGTCGCGCAGATGTACACCACCGGCGAGATCGCGGCGAACCTCTGCCTCGAGACGCCCGGACTGGACACTTTGGACATCCTGGTGTTCTGGAAGGGTTACCCCACCGTCGCTTCGACGAGGACGATCCTGGTCAACGCCGCGCTTTCCTCGGCGTACTACCTGGAGCAGAACGAGTACCAGCCGTGGCCCGCGGACGGCGGCCCGCAGGACGTCGTCGTGCCCGGCTATCACGAAGTCGGGCTGGCGCTGCCCTGGGGCGGCACCTCGCACCCGGTGTGGTTCAAGCGCGACCCGCGGGTGGCGAACGTCAAGGCCCTCGGCGGCGTCTTCGACCGCGCGCTGATGCAGGGCGTGCCGCAGATCGTCGCGGCCGTGCTGGAGCAGGTGAAGGACCTGCCCGAGGCGGAGAAGATCAAGGTGCTGCACGAGCAGGCCGCCGCGGTGCGCGACGAGATGCCGCCGCGGGAGAACCAGCGGCTCAACACGTCGCTGGACTCGGTGCACGCGTCCGGTCCGCTGGGCCGCGCGCACTGCGTCATCCACGGCACCTGCAACTACAAGCAGACCGGGCTGATGCAGGCCTACGCCGCGTATTCGCTGCTGCAGCAGCCGCCGAAGCAGGCCGGGTTCGCCTCCGCCTGCCAGGCGTTCGGGCACCGGGAGCTGCTCGGCGTGCTCCGGAGTTTCGGCCTGGTGTCGAACCCGGTCCTGACCGTGCACGCCTGAGGCGGGAGGACGAGCGGTGCGACTGAGCGACTATCTGGACAAGGGCGCCTCCCTGGACCCCGGAGCGCCCTGCCTCACCATGGCCGGCACGTCCTTCAGCTACGGCGACGTGCGGGAGCTGTCCTGGCGGGTCGCGCGGGCGCTGGCGCGCTCGGGTGTCCGGCCGGGCGACAAGGTCGCGATCCTGTCCGGGAACGACCCCGTCTCGTTCGGCTGTGTGTTCGGCATCAGCCGGGCGGGCGCGGTGTGGTGCCCGGTCAACCCGCGCAACGAGGCGGCCGAGAACTCGGAGCTGCTGGACCTGTTCGACTGCACCTGCCTGCTCGTGCAGGAGTCGTTCGCACCGCTCGTCTCCCGGATCCGGCCACTGCTGCCGAAGCTGGCCACGGTGGTCTGCCTCGACGGCTCGAT
This genomic interval carries:
- a CDS encoding M15 family metallopeptidase, translating into MINAGLSRKRYRVVLSGLAGVLAVVALAGCSDSSDSSASVSGDPAVEDGGAPDGRELTPFDTQYPAVGKLDPALLHAVQQAAADARDRVEFLISSGWRSQAYQQRLLDEGVEKYGSLEKARRFVSTPEKSEHVSGKAVDIGPTRADDWLIQHGARYGLCQVYSNEMWHFELLTTPGGDCPAKLPDAAG
- a CDS encoding FAD-dependent oxidoreductase; the protein is MAGTAARRFVELSTGEPPGPGRVFIRQAVVLGGSVAGLMAARVLSEHADEVLIVERDGDSADGEPRPGVPQGGHVHALLPAGAVQLERWYPGFTAEAVAGGALIPPSDGSLTRRFMSGAARPQAREPLFLLSTRPFLEEQVRRRTLAIKNVRQVTGRVDGLVFDGDRVSGVSYQPEGTGEPVTVEAELVVDAMGRSSRLGDWLEGAGWERPPMRRMPIKLNYATALFRYDESITDFYSVTSQAGADVTPDGAARIGGVLRVEGDRWIMLVSGYGDDRPGRDRQDFVTRCRRDFPPVFGDIAERADMIGEVLTYHQADSRRRDFHKLRRFPAGLIATGDAVASFNPVYGQGLTSAALHASCLSAYLRAEPSLREPAKAYFDRVRIIVDAAWQISTFADLELPHVDGPYPPGYRLIRWLTGRLFTASLTDARTDERLSRVITMLAHPNSLARPATVARALWITWTRRPEPAA
- a CDS encoding family 1 encapsulin nanocompartment shell protein; the encoded protein is MNNLHRELAPVSSAAWSEIEEEARRTFRELASARRVVDVVVAGDLSLSAVGTGHLDQIESPLSGVQARLRTAQRIVDLRVPFTVSRDAVDSVEWGAKDADWQPVKDAAQNIAYAEDRVVFDGFADAGIDGIRPASSLSPVALPAEASAYPRAIGDALAELRAAGVVGPYAVLLSKAAYTAAIEAASHGYPVIDHLKQIIDGDIIWTPAIEGACVLSTRGGDYELHLGQDLSIGYLGHDSSTVELYFHETLTFLVNTAEAAVGLTV
- a CDS encoding Dyp-type peroxidase, with amino-acid sequence MTAASADLPPEPQDVVGPLTRAAIFLVVRVNDGAEDTVKDLLTDLPGLQRSVGFRSLTGGLSCVTGIGSAAWDRLYGGPRPAELHELPVFKGERHESVVSRADLLFHLRADRMDLCFELETLIMARLDGAVTVVDEVQGFRYFDARDVLGFVDGTENPTGRGASEAVLVDDDGDFDGGSYVVVQKYLHDMTAWNALSTEQQELVIGRRKLSDVELSDEEKPTDSHIALNVITDEDGNELDILRDNMPFGRPAYGEFGTYFIGYAKSPAVIERMLENMFVGSPPGNHDRILDFSTPVTGALFYVPTAGFLEDPPSPSSPPEPENEPLSETDASLGIGSLRRSARS
- a CDS encoding TetR/AcrR family transcriptional regulator; the encoded protein is MTEARERISRRSVDKFAQRRAQLAESALQALSELGYARTSLREIAQKSDFSHGVLHYYFADKVELLTYAVRQFEEVCVTRYDDVVAASHSAADLKRGFGAAMAGTLRADAVMHRLWYDLRNQSLFEESFRADVLDIDEQREAMVWRVVERYAEFAGVPAKVAPPVAYATFDGLFQRALLQHLAGQEGVAEDLEQSVSRLLELLVCPGSPAV
- a CDS encoding SDR family NAD(P)-dependent oxidoreductase; the encoded protein is MVSYDLTGRKALVTGGAQGLGAGMAEALAAAGAAVVIGDVQEDLGRATADAIKQTGATAGFVRLDVTDDENWERAVTEVVAELGGLDIVVNNAGVEITGLVADLDPAGVRKMLEVNVLGTSLGVKHAFRAMRPGGAAGAGGAVVNISSVAAIIAFPGIAGYSATKSAVDRLTRVAAMESGKLGYGVRVNCVYPGLVPTQMGSQLAQDVVDVGLFPSVEDAIGAVVSQTPAGRLGEVSDMADAVVFLASDAARFITGAGLPVDGGMGM
- a CDS encoding DUF5938 domain-containing protein, producing MSSAKPVVVYGASGYTGRLICEYLREYNVPFIAAGRDKARLQETLDHIPGLDTVDHEVVEVAHEVEPLSELFADAKVVCNTVGPFSEYGHEVVEACARTGTHYLDTTGEQDWLITAEEQYGARMAEQGLLLSPGVAQMYTTGEIAANLCLETPGLDTLDILVFWKGYPTVASTRTILVNAALSSAYYLEQNEYQPWPADGGPQDVVVPGYHEVGLALPWGGTSHPVWFKRDPRVANVKALGGVFDRALMQGVPQIVAAVLEQVKDLPEAEKIKVLHEQAAAVRDEMPPRENQRLNTSLDSVHASGPLGRAHCVIHGTCNYKQTGLMQAYAAYSLLQQPPKQAGFASACQAFGHRELLGVLRSFGLVSNPVLTVHA